The genomic DNA AATGACATCTTCATTTTAGATAAGTAAACATCACTGGAGCTgtaaaatcaagtgattcaagagcatcttcaatttggaaatGTAAACAACACTGCTTCGGGTTGGTTGGTTATTTATCAAAGTCTCGACCGACAAAGAGTTCTCAATTCTTTCGTCCAAAAAGGGTACTTCATTAttgattaccaaaaaaaaagaggttacTTTATTAAATCCCCTAACGAAGTGAGGTGTTCTATAATTAGTTACACTGGTGCACTTCACAGTTTGGCATTCAAACAGCCGAACTCAAGGCCACATATTCGTTCCTCAACCATACGTAGTTGCTTAAGTGTAGAAGTCAGCAGCGTAtttgacaccaccaccaccatcatatCTATTCTACTCATCTGATCAAGCTAGAATTCAAGTTGGCACGTCCGcattaaccaaaaaaacaaaaaaacaaaaaaacaaaaaaaacaaacgtAGTTAGTTCATAATCGGTTTTACATTACGTttgctttataatttttttaatcaacaatatttacaaattatatatatatatatatatatatattttatatatatatatatattttatttttatttatttatttatttttgatacAATGAAGCCAAAGCTTCTTAATCACATCCGCTAGCGGGTAGTCTCCCTCCGGCCgaggaaaaggaaagaaagaaagagtatTGAGTAAAAAGCCAAAATATCTTAACCACCGCCACAGTCGACAACTCCAAACATCAAACGTAGATCACACTTGTCCCTTCCCAGTCACGCTGGACCCACCAACTCATAAATCTTCCGCACACGTGTCAAATCCTTGTCATGGTTTGCATGGCACCACACCGCACCGCTAGTCCCCCCTCACTTTTATACACTGACCAACCTCTCCCTCGCCCCGCTGCTCTttctctcctcctcttcctccaccGTTTCTTAACTAAATCTAGCACTGTCGGTTTTGTTGAACCGGTTCTCTACCCTTCATGGCGGTCCAACATCAGTCCAGGTTGATGATTGGTAACTATACTGTGTCGTGGATAtcgttgtttttgtttgtaCTGGTCATCCAAGCTATAGGTGGAGGCCGAGCCGCCCGGTTGGAGCGGTGGGACTCTGGAATCCGGTTGCCATCCGAGAAGGATAAACCGGAAGATGTTCATCACAAAGAACCGGGTACAAGATGGGCGGTTCTTGTAGCCGGTTCAAACGGGTATGGAAACTACAGGCATCAGGTAAATATAATATTTGTGCTAACCAAGGAAAgtttatttcatatttatttattttatttattttttatgttttataaatATAACAACTGAAATTTCTTTGTTCTTGGGGATTTACACTTTAATATTATCGTGTATATTCAGGCGGATATTTGCCACGCATATCAGTTACTGAAAAAAGGTGGGCTGAAGGAGGAGAACATAGTGGTATTTATGTACGACGACATAGCCAAGCACTCAATGAATCCGAGGCCGGGAGTTATCATCAACCATCCTCAGGGTGGTGATGTTTATGCCGGCGTGCCTAAggtacaatttttattttttattttttgaaatcaatatatAACTATTTGTATATGCAGATAGATCATATATATCTAATATAGTGTGTGAATTCTACATTTAATATTGTATACTTTGGTGTGACATGGATAtggatagatttttttttaatatgctttcttaattttgaaCCGTTCATTCATTTTGTAAGTAATTAACAGTGGGTAGGGGAGCTTAGGTTTTTTTCTAACCACAGAGTGGTGAGCTAGTAGATTGGTAAGGACAAATCAAAAGCTAACACAAAATTAAGATGAGGACATTCAAACTTTCATTTGGCCCTACTTATGCTTTTCTTTTAGTATTTCTTTGttcttaaactaattaaaaggaTTTGACGTTCTTTCAGAAGATAAAAGAATATTAACAAGTCTGTCGTGCATATCCAAATCAAATTTTGCAGATGCcgaaccaaaaaagaaaaagataaaagccTAACATATTCCATGGTTTAAAGGGGATTCCTGTGGGCTGAGCTTAAAAAGCAGTATCACTGCGGCAGTGTTTCATGTTTGACATTTTGGTTTAAACAACCTTTTAGGGAGTTTTTGATTAGACGTGTAAACAGGTCGGGTTTATTGGGTTTGGATTGGATACCTGATCCGTTAAGTTAGCGGGTCGTCCAAATTCGACCCGTTAAGCTAACTGGTTATCCATTTCACCCgttaacaattattattattttattttttttgcatagAGTTTATGTTTTGTTGTTAAGACTTGACTGAAAttactaaaacatcctcaactAACGGATGCTAACGGGTTGACCCAAAGTGACCCGTTATTTAACGGGTTGTTAACGGGTTCACCCGTTAgcgacccaacccgttaagcATCCACTCAAATACTAATATTAACGGGTCGAGTTAACGGGTCGGGTCCAAAATGCCAGGTCTActtttgataaccattttattACTTAGGCAGTGTTTCAATTTCTGTGCTTAAGATACGGGGAAATGACTCAAATGGGAAATGAAGAGCGGGGAAGGATTAGTTTTTCAAGATTTCATTTTCAATCatccttctttatttttttcctcaTCCTGATCACCATCCCTCTTTACTCTTTTTCTCCATATACTTTTTGCATATCAAGATAAGATGGAATCAAACTCTtcctttttaacccaaaacagtccttttcttttgggtggtgctattcacacactaatttttacctcccacatacctcttgttaatttttgtcctttgattttcttcaattcattcgatccaatAGTAGGAAATTGAGAAGGGTGTGTGTCAAGTAAAAGAGGTGTGCAGATAGGATAACCTTTTCTTTAAAGCAACTCCAAAATGCTGCTAAGAACATTCTTTCATTTTGTTTGGAAAACTAAGATCTATATATCCATGATAAGTTAGATTATATATTTGTCATGTCAGTTGTGTGTACAAGGTTTCGCTTCTCTTACTTTCTTCCCTTCCCTTCTTGTTCTTTATACGATACAACCATAAGAGTAAGAGAGGATCAAATTGCCATGATGGCGTCTCGACACAATAATTTAATAACATGTGGAATAAGATCCATCAAAGTCCTTTTCCAGGATGTTCTTAATCATTGGAGTTGCAAGTTGCTTTTTGCCTTTAGTCTCATTCACATTTTTGCACCAATGGTTCTAGTAGGAGAAGACGATTAGTGCAAGAAAACAAGGTGGTATTGCAGCATCCCTATTAATGTgtgacctatgtttcttgtgtaATTTAAGCTTTGCTTTTTGAATGCTTTGTGGATGCTTGAGAAGGGGATTTTTTTAACCCTGAAAAAGGGAGTTGTTTGGCACTTCGAATAAAATtatcattttaccctttatgtTCTACTTTGTTTTTTCTAAATGTTTTcatgattcaattttatttatggTGGCCCTTTgcattcataaactaaattcGGAAGTTTGACAAAATAATTGGTTATTTGAAGAGTATTTTCTGAGTTATTACCCTTAttgaatttttgtgtttaatttaattaatctcCAATCCCCAAAATCTTTgggttgaaaaaagaaaaattttattCTTGTGATTACAAACTtgtcttgtattttttttatagttttgggttttttggtgAAGCATGAGGCCCAAGCTAAAGTAACAGAAAATAGCCTGGACCAAAAACACCAAGATGGTTCTCAAACAAGGTATTTAATGAAGAGCCCAAGGCCTAATTTTTGAGAGCTACTAGACCCATCCCATTGTCCTATTTATCCACCCACATTATAATTCCACCCaccataaaaagttaaaaatttaaaatgctaTTTTCCCACCCACTTTTATTCCTAAAGTATCCTCATTAGCACTATTGCTCCGCGCTTGTCtttaaaattattgtaccaGTGGAGAAATAATTTTAGAGCATTCAGTGACATACTTTGCACCATTTTTTTTCTACTGAACAAACTCGAAACCCTTTACAGAAGATTATCCTTCCTTGGTTCTTCCACATTTGTGTATAAAAATATCAGCATCTGATATCCATTGTTGAAATATCAATTCATTCTGATATCCATTCATTCTGATATCCATTGTTGAAATATCCAACCGAAACAAAATCATTAAACTTGAACCAGAGAGTGGCGGGAGAAAGTGGAGAAGAAGCAAACTCTGGTTGCTTGGTTTTTGGGTTTGTCTTCTTCTTCGCGATTTTTATGAGAATTAATTTGCAGTAAACGTAGAAAATAGTGTGGAACCAGAACAATTTCAAGTTGAGTCGCACTGGGATTTTATGGGGTGAGTTAAGGCTTAAGGAAAGATAAATCGTTTGTGAACAGAAGGTTATCTTTGCAAGTGGTCCCTTACCACATAGCGGTGGAAAGGTGTTGAGCCTTTTGCATGACGGCATAGGTTCAGACACTGTCGAtggttaatctaacaaaatttattgtttatcaaaaaaaaaaaaaaaaaaaaaaaaaaaaaaaaacaaacagagGGTTATCTTTTAAGGTCTTTATCGGTCATTTTACAAATGAGCAAACTTGTAAttagaaattttattaaaagtGGATGGGGAAATAAGAAACTGGGGTGGGAATAACAGCACTTAGAACAGTTGTTAGCGTACGCTGTACAAAGATTCTACCGGGAACAAATCTCAGTACTTCACGCAGAAGATTTTTGTGCAATTCTAGTGTTAACTTAAAGCTGCTTGAGAACTACGCCCTTTTTGCATTTTAACATAAGTCTTAATTTAGAACATTGCGTGCATTAACAAATGTAGTTTGCATATTATTGTAGTCATAGTCGGTCACTTAATTGGTAATAGTTGAGCTACGTCTACTTCGAATTCCATATGTTtgtgaataatttattttggaTCAACTGCTTTAGGATTACACTGGTGAGCAAGTAACTGCCGCCAATCTGTATGCAGTCCTCCTTGGGGACAAAAAGGCCGTGAAAGGCGGAAGTGGGAAGGTTGTGGATAGCAAACCTAATGATAGGATCTTTTTATACTACTCAGATCATGGGGGTCCTGGTGTCCTTGGTGAGTTCACTACCTCTTCTTTGACATCCATGGTAccattgttttatttatttttggttacatatatattacatagGAGAGACCGAACACTTCCCAACCTCCCACCGTAGCTCACCACTTGTGCTAACTCAACTTATATTGTGAACACTACTTCATCATGGGTTGTTTCATACGCATACATAGTATAGGGTTAGATCTTGtcctattttcttgttttggtttGCAAGTGGTTAGGTTTGTCACATAGCATGTTAATTCATGTGATCTGAAGTTGGAATCCGATTGAGTGGAGATGTTGCCGTCATCTTGCCAACCTTACTGCTCACTTGAGAAAAGCTGTAAAATGAGAGTAAGACTTACCAATTTACAATATGATTGTAGGGATGCCAAACATGCCTTTCCTTTATGCCGTGGATTTTATTGAGGTTTTGAAGAAGAAACATGCATCGGGGAGCTATAAAGAGATGGTAAGTAGATCACTTTTTATTCTCACTTCCTTTGGTATTCAAGGTTAAGACAGTTAAGCGCATGAGCACAATTGCATTATGTGCAGGTTATATATGTAGAAGCTTGTGAGAGTGGGAGCATATTCGAAGGCATAATGCCGAAAGACCTGAACATTTATGTGACTACAGCATCAAATGCACAAGAGAACAGCTTTGGAACTTATTGTCCTGGGATGGACCCCCCACCACCACCTGAATATATCACTTGCTTGGGCGACTTGTACAGTATTTCTTGGATGGAAGATAGGTATGCATTCTTGGTCTTTCGAAGATGGGAAATAAATCTGTACCGTCAAATTTCTAAATAATTAAGAAACTAATTTGACTATAAGTTAttcgaaaaataaaaacaaacatatgTACATGGTATAGTGGATATTGTTTGGGGCATATGTTGAACAAAGTATGCAGGATTTGTAACTTCTATATGACCTTGTATAAGTCTATTTTATTAAATCTCCTTTTTCTTGAACATTCAGCGAGAGGCACAATCTGAAAAAAGAAACAATTGAACAACAGTATCAGGCGGTGAGCTTACAATATCTGAACTCAACTTTTTGATTCTGGACCTAATGTACAAGCCGaccattaaattaaattgaattccAATATGCATGCGTGAGTTGTTGCAGGTAAAGCAACGGACTTCCAATTCAAACAATTACGATGTGGGATCGCATGTGATGGAATATGGGAGCAAAAACATTACACAAGAAAAGCTGTATTTGTACCTAGGTTTTGATCCTGCCTCTGTGAACTTGCCTCCTAACAACGGCCAATTAGAAAAGCCTATGGAAGTTGTCAACCAGAGAGATGCAGAGATTTTCTACATGTGGCAAATGGTGAGCTTCTTCCCACAATTTCTTTTCCACTATCACATATACAAGTACaagtacaaaaaaaattgttctaCATTTAGATTTATGGTGAGGTTACCGTTCAATAATTACTTGTGTTTTACAGTACAAAAGATCAGAACGTGGATCTGGAAAAAGTAGAGAAATCCTCAATGAGATCAAAGAAACAATGAGGCATAGGACTCACTTGGATGCAAGCATTCAGTTCATTGGAACATTTCTCTATGGACCCGGAAAAGGTCCCTCTACACTCAATTCTGTGAGAGCTCTTGGTCAACCCCTTGTGGACGATTGGGGATGCTTAAAATCTATGGTAATGACTTATCCTAACCCTTTTGATTAATCAATTGTACAGTTTCAAGATTTAATTCCAaggttaaattttgaattacAGGTTCGTGTGTTCGAAACACACTGCGGGTCATTGACTCAGTATGGCATGAAACATATGCGCGCATTTGCCAGCATCTGCAACAGCGGAGTATCTGAAACCGAAATGGCGGAAGCTTGTTCTGCTGCCTGCAACGGTTATGAAGTTGGCCAGTTGCATCCTTCGAACAAAGGCTATAGTGCCTGAACGTTGAAAATATGCAAATCATAAAGATGTCACACACATGCTATCGTAATAGTGTCAATATGCTTGTTGCTAAATGTAGAATCTAAGTCTAAAATTGTAAGGATATTATGTATTGCAAGaatgttatgttttaattttgcGTTTAGTGGGTACAAGAAGAGATGCGGATCAAGTGGTAATGATATGGTGGCCGAGTTGAGATTCTAATTTTCTCAGAACGCACGAATGTAGCGATGCTGGATCAGCATCTGCGAACAGTTCTATTGGTTTATTTCCATTTGGTGAAGGAATCGAAACAACTACAATCGTATCAGAGGTTGAGTTGCCTCGGATTTGTGGCACTCCTACGTTGCTTTCTCCTTACCTCTCGTTCGTAGGGGTTCCATTTTTTGTTCTGTGTAATATCCTTTCGTTAAGGTATTTTGAGGGAACCAAACGTTCACCATCAAGGGTAGGATCTAACTTTAGGTCTTCAAAAACAATTAGTGTGGGGACGAAAGGGCCATTACCCAACTTGCATCTTGAGATAAACCAGTGCatatttcttgttcttggtATGGTCATTTTTTGGCTCTATGGATATTTCTCTTTGGTTAGAAACCCCTATTTTCTTTACAGAGAACTTTCTTGCCCCTGTTTACATGAAAATACCATCTTACCTTGTAATGTTACAAGGGCTGTGGATTTTCTTGAACTATTTCAAATATTGAGAAATATTGCTTGGTCATTGTTGTGGGATACAAATGTGATTAGTTGCGAGTAAAAAACGGATTCTGGGTCAtaataaccattttgtttttacatttttttttctttttttaaaactGAAATCTTGTTTGGTAATTACGTTAACAAATTGCGTGTGAGTTAATATCCTAATGGATAGGTGTTAGGTTTTTATCTACATGTCCTGGGTTAAAAACTCCTCCTCTTCGGTAAGTTATTGTAATATATAGTTTCAAACTCTATTTCCTCCCCTTAcgaataggaaaaaaaaaaaattaaaaaaaaaattactttatggaaaatgaaaaccaaaatgctattttatggaaaattaaaaaccaaaaagtgaaaacttaaggaaaattttaataaaactgAAAGTAATTATTAACCAAGATAtcagttttcagttttctaataagtaaaaactaaaaataaaatgattattAAATGCTTCTAATAATTTACAATGGCAAAGCCACACAGAGGCGCAAGAAAGTGCTATAGCACCTTCGGTTGTCGGAAATTAACCCTAAGAACGAGAATCTGTCCCTCTGGTTCCTCTAAACCTGAATGGAAACCTGCAATTCTGTTTATTGTTGCGTTGTTCAGCAGCCGCTGCTACCCGCATCAACCTGCTCTACTCATAATCATTGTTACGAGTTGAATATGTCGTAGCTTGCTTGATGTCTCCTTCTACAATTTGTCCTTGCATTGGAGTTGTTTTGTTTGCTGTAATTTGTTTTGCGAATTGAAGAAATGCTAGACTTGGCATTTGTGTCGTGTTAGTTAAATATCAGAGTGTGTCATAACCAagactacaaaataataagaatattattaaacaaactaaaaagccGAAACGGCTACATAACCCTAGGCTAAATTGTGACTAACTTGTTCTAATAACAAGCATActatttataataaactaaccctaaccctaaaaggTAAGAAACTGAAACCCTAATGCTAATGGGCTAAGCCTACAAAACGAAACATTCAAATAAaccaaaatactaatattttccaacatcCCCGTCAAACTCATGACGGTATACGACATGAGTTTGTAAACAAGCAGATGCGAACTGGCTCTGTTAGATGGATTGGCATGCAACTTGATTGGACTTGACTTGACTAGCGAACTGGCAAACTTGACTTGATTAGATTGGCAAACTGATTCTCATTCAGATTGGCTAGTGTTGAGACTATGGAAAGAACCCGTCACTAAACAGACGAGATTTCCATATCTCAAGTGTAGCAatgaacaaacacaaacactatCACTTGAGTGGTCATAATTCCAAGCACTCGAGTGTACGAGAACTCcaatacaattaaaaaaaaaaaaaaaaaaaaaaaagggggggtgcggggggtggggggggggggggcaaaGACAATAATTACTAACAGCAGTTGCAAACAGTTCTATGGGCGCGACTTTTGGTTGCAGCGGCAGGATGACGACATCGTGTGATGGCGATGGGATTCTGGTGCAGCGGTGAGTGATCGGGTTTGTGCAGGTGTGCAGCAACATATCAGCTTCTGGGTTGGGTTACAGCTGGTGAGACGGCACAGGTTGTTGAGGCAGAATCTGGTGCGTGGACTCGACTGGTTTGGCCGCAAGCGGTGACTACAGCTCCAACTTCAGTTTTTTATTGTTGGTTTTTTTGCTAATTAAACCAACGAcgaaaactagcatacaaactGACAAA from Pyrus communis chromosome 17, drPyrComm1.1, whole genome shotgun sequence includes the following:
- the LOC137723157 gene encoding legumain, with the protein product MAVQHQSRLMIGNYTVSWISLFLFVLVIQAIGGGRAARLERWDSGIRLPSEKDKPEDVHHKEPGTRWAVLVAGSNGYGNYRHQADICHAYQLLKKGGLKEENIVVFMYDDIAKHSMNPRPGVIINHPQGGDVYAGVPKDYTGEQVTAANLYAVLLGDKKAVKGGSGKVVDSKPNDRIFLYYSDHGGPGVLGMPNMPFLYAVDFIEVLKKKHASGSYKEMVIYVEACESGSIFEGIMPKDLNIYVTTASNAQENSFGTYCPGMDPPPPPEYITCLGDLYSISWMEDSERHNLKKETIEQQYQAVKQRTSNSNNYDVGSHVMEYGSKNITQEKLYLYLGFDPASVNLPPNNGQLEKPMEVVNQRDAEIFYMWQMYKRSERGSGKSREILNEIKETMRHRTHLDASIQFIGTFLYGPGKGPSTLNSVRALGQPLVDDWGCLKSMVRVFETHCGSLTQYGMKHMRAFASICNSGVSETEMAEACSAACNGYEVGQLHPSNKGYSA